The following proteins are encoded in a genomic region of Rhinoraja longicauda isolate Sanriku21f chromosome 14, sRhiLon1.1, whole genome shotgun sequence:
- the LOC144599905 gene encoding protocadherin gamma-B1-like: protein MANPAFDNAIAFSRVAFIILGHITGLILGQIRYSIPEEMNIGSFIGNIAEDLRLNLPQLSARKLRLTSDDGEQYLNVDVENGILSVHERIDREHICGEATVCNIPFEIILENPVVVFRGVVEIVDVNDNSPTFRDTSFVLQISEAMTPGLRFRLENAQDLDIGINSVAAYTISSNEYFSLNAQRTEYGAVNAELQLEKPLDRELQSAFQLVLTANDGGNPQRSGTTQIRITVVDVNDNPPVFYHEIYKARLRENAPQGTLVLKVKASDLDEGLNAELTYSFSSLVPARFLKLFSLNPYTGEIRVEGELDYEQANSYSLNIQAEDHGSPAVIGHSNVLIEVIDVNDNAPEIKVKSVMNTIPENVLPGTMITLINVIDRDSGENGQFLCDIPKNIPFSLRTSSKNHYELITSEPLDREAVAEYNINIVARDFGSPSLSRNKTIQIAISDTNDNAPRFSEISYNAYIMENSAPGTSTFAVTATDPDLNKNSYISYSFQEDLIQNFPVSSYLSINSINGTIYALRSFDYEKLKSFQIHVQARDAGVPPLSSSATVNVIILDQNDNAPVIVSPAELNGSAAAEIVPHSAGQGYLVTKIMATDADSGQNARLFYQIVKSTDPTLFKVGQNSGEIRIARSISQSDSIKQTLLILVKDNGQPTLSSTTTVHITVLENITENVSENDELLRSSVHFTDLNLYLIIVFGCTSALFLVIIIMLIGIKCKQSTSISREYNSRRFCYNGGDSRDTFTRRSEMEETLRYPGTGRMVRVPETNHYSVCLSPESAKSDFLFLKPRSAPTAQAQ from the coding sequence ATGGCGAATCCGGCGTTCGACAACGCCATTGCGTTCAGTAGGGTCGCCTTCATAATTCTGGGGCATATAACGGGATTGATTCTCGGGCAGATTCGGTACTCCATTCCGGAGGAAATGAACATAGGCTCGTTTATTGGGAATATCGCCGAAGATTTGAGACTGAATTTACCGCAATTGTCGGCTCGTAAATTGCGTCTAACCTCCGATGATGGCGAACAGTACCTGAACGTTGACGTGGAGAATGGGATTTTATCTGTTCACGAAAGAATCGACAGGGAGCATATTTGTGGAGAAGCAACTGTGTGTAATATACCTTTTGAAATCATACTGGAAAACCCTGTGGTGGTGTTTCGCGGGGTTGTGGAAATTGTTGACGTGAATGACAATTCCCCAACGTTTCGGGATACCAGCTTTGTCTTACAAATATCCGAGGCGATGACGCCTGGCTTACGCTTCCGTCTCGAAAACGCCCAGGATCTCGATATTGGTATAAATTCCGTGGCTGCTTACACAATCAGTTCCAATGAATACTTTAGCCTAAACGCGCAGAGAACTGAGTATGGTGCTGTAAATGCGGAGCTACAGTTAGAGAAACCATTGGACAGAGAGCTACAGTCAGCCTTTCAGCTTGTTCTCACAGCGAATGACGGCGGAAACCCTCAGCGATCCGGCACAACTCAAATTCGCATCACTGTCGTGGACGTGAACGACAATCCACCTGTCTTCTATCATGAAATTTACAAAGCTAGATTGAGAGAAAACGCACCCCAAGGTACCTTGGTGTTGAAAGTCAAAGCaagtgacttggatgaaggtttgaatgctgagctaaccTATTCTTTCAGCAGCTTAGTTCCAGCGAGATTTCTCAAATTGTTCAGTTTGAACCCTTACACCGGGGAAATTCGTGTTGAAGGAGAGTTAGATTATGAACAAGCAAACAGCTATTCTCTGAATATTCAAGCTGAGGATCACGGATCACCCGCAGTTATTGGGCACTCCAACGTTTTGATCGAGGTAATTGATGTAAACGACAATGCACCAGAGATAAAAGTGAAATCAGTTATGAATACAATTCCGGAAAATGTTCTACCGGGAACCATGATAACTTTGATTAATGTCATTGATCGCGACTCTGGTGAAAACGGTCAGTTTCTATGTGACATTCCAAAAAATATACCCTTTAGTCTTCGAACGTCATCGAAAAATCATTACGAGTTGATTACCAGTGAGCCGCTGGACCGTGAAGCTGTCGCTGAGTATAACATAAATATTGTAGCTCGGGACTTTGGGTCACCTTCACTATCAAGAAATAAAACCATCCAGATTGCAATATCTGATACAAACGACAATGCCCCACGGTTCAGTGAAATATCCTACAACGCATATATTATGGAGAATAGCGCTCCGGGTACCTCTACTTTCGCAGTAACTGCAACGGATCCTGATTTGAACAAGAATTCTTATATTTCATACTCCTTTCAGGAGGATCTTATCCAGAACTTTCCAGTGTCCAGTTACCTCAGCATTAACTCAATCAACGGCACAATTTACGCGCTGCGTTCCTTTGACTATGAGAAACTCAAGAGCTTCCAGATCCATGTACAAGCCCGTGACGCTGGGGTGCCTCCGTTAAGCAGCAGCGCCACGGTGAATGTGATCATCTTGGATCAAAATGACAACGCGCCGGTAATTGTTTCACCTGCAGAACTGAATGGATCAGCAGCAGCGGAGATCGTGCcccactcagcgggtcaagggtaCTTGGTCACCAAGATAATGGCAACTGATGCAGATTCTGGTCAGAACGCACGACTCTTTTATCAGATAGTGAAATCTACCGATCCCACTTTGTTCAAAGTTGGGCAAAATTCCGGTGAAATTAGAATCGCGCGCAGTATTTCTCAGTCGGATTCTATTAAGCAAACTTTGTTAATCTTGGTTAAAGATAATGGGCAGCCAACTCTCTCCAGTACAACTACAGTGCACATTACAGTTTTGGAGAACATCACTGAAAATGTTTCTGAAAATGATGAGTTATTGAGAAGCTCAGTTCATTTCACCGACTTAAATCTTTATTTGATAATCGTGTTCGGTTGCACTTCCGCTCTCTTTCTAGTGATTATTATTATGCTCATTGGCATTAAATGCAAGCAGAGCACGAGTATCTCTCGGGAATATAATTCAAGACGTTTTTGTTACAATGGCGGGGATTCTCGCGACACCTTTACTCGAAGATCTGAAATGGAAGAAACGTTACGGTATCCTGGGACCGGCCGGATGGTCCGCGTGCCGGAAACGAACCATTACTCGGTTTGTTTGTCTCCTGAATCAGCGAAGAGCGATTTTCTCTTTTTGAAGCCACGCAGCGCTCCGACCGCCCAGGCTCAATGA